The following are encoded together in the Capsulimonas corticalis genome:
- a CDS encoding TlpA family protein disulfide reductase has protein sequence MKPRNILGLLVATAFFSPNLHSLRAAEIRRVAGSDSADRAWRALKHDQETPPEPLKQLADRMYSQKEIRDYYARTAERAGAVADEAKQFYAQYPKYPQAVSAREIYFDMLHAAVALSSTTKIAELEAATAERLKDPKIDDAARFQLSLRLLQSAVSGRQYESDDAMRAELERRARRLAQDYPGHPDGDKYLLNLARAAATEKSAALAREILARSRDEKIKAECQGLIRRSAAVNKPLALTLTLSDGKAWDLKQWRGKVALLLFWDSSSRFSPKALWAVNELYKKYHAKGLEVVGLNFDEDQAKATAALKDITLEWPQYRDVPAGRTVQARFGVDTLPMCWFVDKTGVLRERYGERDPDGFTQRLLAE, from the coding sequence TTGAAGCCGCGAAACATTCTGGGACTGCTGGTCGCCACGGCGTTTTTCTCTCCCAATCTCCACTCTCTGCGAGCGGCGGAGATACGCCGCGTCGCGGGATCCGACAGCGCCGACCGGGCGTGGCGCGCGCTCAAACACGACCAGGAGACCCCGCCCGAGCCACTCAAGCAGCTTGCCGACCGTATGTATTCCCAGAAGGAGATTCGGGACTATTACGCGAGGACGGCGGAGCGCGCGGGAGCCGTCGCCGACGAGGCGAAACAGTTTTACGCGCAATATCCGAAGTATCCTCAGGCCGTAAGCGCGCGGGAGATCTATTTCGACATGCTTCACGCCGCCGTCGCGCTCAGCAGTACGACCAAAATCGCGGAATTGGAAGCCGCCACGGCGGAGCGCCTCAAAGACCCCAAAATCGATGACGCCGCGCGGTTCCAGCTCTCGCTGCGCCTGCTCCAATCCGCCGTGAGCGGCCGGCAATACGAGAGCGACGACGCCATGCGGGCCGAACTGGAAAGGCGCGCCCGGCGGCTGGCGCAGGATTACCCCGGCCATCCCGATGGCGATAAGTACCTGCTGAACCTGGCCAGAGCCGCCGCGACGGAAAAGTCGGCGGCTTTGGCGCGGGAAATCCTGGCCCGCAGCCGCGATGAAAAGATAAAAGCCGAATGCCAGGGGCTGATCCGCCGCTCGGCGGCGGTGAACAAGCCTCTCGCATTGACGCTCACGCTGAGCGACGGCAAAGCGTGGGATCTGAAACAATGGCGCGGCAAAGTCGCGCTTTTGCTGTTCTGGGATTCCTCCAGCCGCTTCTCTCCCAAGGCGCTGTGGGCCGTGAACGAGCTCTACAAAAAATATCACGCCAAAGGTCTGGAGGTCGTCGGATTGAACTTTGACGAAGACCAGGCCAAAGCGACGGCTGCGCTGAAGGACATCACCCTGGAATGGCCACAATATCGGGACGTCCCGGCGGGAAGAACCGTGCAGGCCCGCTTTGGCGTCGATACGCTGCCCATGTGCTGGTTCGTGGATAAAACGGGGGTATTGCGCGAACGATACGGCGAGCGCGACCCGGATGGCTTCACGCAGCGGCTGCTGGCCGAGTAA
- a CDS encoding family 16 glycosylhydrolase, translating into MTITLISQGRTTMNTTKITYFLSVCLGLASPLAVNAATLASGFDTSVWTSNGTLPWGSHTDHGSEYYQTWDAEFGSGYLTLHSMYNTGGHRYESGVAYGKVQIPSSGYSYVTVDVDIYDPQAGLQGCWPAWWLDSAWNWPPEIDIAEFKGNVGGNVWQNAIGSSGGWSVVETNINNTQWHHYGLALGPASGGARTYQLFLDGAIKNQGSIPDVQGVPFWVIANYAMEGDSGSPGPTRNTYVQYHNYVLATH; encoded by the coding sequence ATGACGATCACACTCATTTCACAAGGGCGTACAACGATGAACACAACAAAGATCACCTATTTCCTCTCAGTCTGCCTTGGCCTGGCGTCGCCGCTCGCCGTCAACGCCGCCACGCTTGCCTCAGGATTCGATACCTCCGTCTGGACCAGCAACGGCACGCTGCCCTGGGGATCGCATACGGACCATGGGAGCGAATACTATCAGACATGGGACGCCGAATTTGGCAGCGGATATCTCACCCTGCATTCGATGTATAACACCGGCGGCCACCGCTACGAATCCGGAGTCGCCTACGGCAAGGTGCAGATACCGAGCAGCGGCTACAGCTATGTGACGGTCGATGTGGATATCTACGATCCGCAAGCGGGACTGCAAGGCTGCTGGCCGGCATGGTGGCTGGACAGCGCGTGGAACTGGCCGCCGGAAATCGATATCGCCGAATTCAAGGGCAATGTCGGTGGGAATGTCTGGCAAAACGCCATCGGGAGCAGCGGCGGCTGGAGCGTCGTTGAGACCAACATCAACAACACACAATGGCACCACTACGGCCTCGCGCTCGGCCCCGCGTCCGGCGGCGCCCGCACTTATCAGCTGTTTCTCGACGGCGCCATCAAAAATCAGGGTTCAATCCCCGATGTGCAGGGCGTGCCCTTCTGGGTGATCGCCAATTACGCCATGGAAGGCGATTCCGGCTCCCCCGGTCCGACCCGCAATACCTACGTCCAGTACCACAACTATGTGCTTGCGACGCATTGA
- a CDS encoding GH92 family glycosyl hydrolase produces MKMHPFTRKYGLSALTLTALLSFAASPSQAAAVPPAPIDSVNPLVGTDGHGHTYPGATAPFGMVQLSPDTPLQGWDGSSGYHYSDSAILGFSHTHLSGTGVGGLGDILLMPTVGPVRLDAGTPGSGYASRFSHDQETAKPGYYRVFLKDPQVTAELTATDHCGLHQYTFPTADNAHIVLDLAHGVGDSPITTSISVENDTTISGSRVSSGWGGRRAVYFVMQFSRPFNSYGIESGGTRLPAGTKTAEDKEVKAFVDYGTQDHDQILVKVGVSATSVDGARKNLAAEIPGWDFDAVRNAAREQWSQALGAVQIETTDPHIRTTFYTNLYESYLAPVHYNDADLSYRGLDHQIHTGAKFQNYTTMSLWDTFRAENPLLTLLQPSRVPDIVQSLLAEYQQWGRKSIPIWPLWENETGTMIGYHSAPVIVDAYLKGLRGYDAEAAYQALRDTAMRDHNGQDEYRQYGYALSSSTGQKQSVSRTLEFAYDDWCIAQMAKALGHDDDAQMFLKRAANYRNVFDTGTGFMRGRKADGSWRHPFNPKQLVWADYTEANAWQYSWTTMQDVPGHIQIMGGDAPYIAKLDNLFNEKSDVIANIPDITGLIGQYAHGNEPVHHVAYLYNYAGAPWKTQERVRNIMTTLYNDTPAGQCGNNDCGQMSAWYVFSALGFYPVNPVGGVYVIGSPAVSKATLQLDDAHYHGHKFTVIADKNSAANIYIQSATLNGKPLAKTYLTQDEIAAGGTLRLTMGPAPNKSWGASADSRPPSGMPANFAYAPLPAPAPTTFPALTLPIRVAAGSDDPIGNFLPDPNMTEGSTNGDASVTIDASAPNAAPIGVYQSERYSDNFTYAYTVPKDRKYTIRLHFDEIFDSSVGERIEDVHINDQPVLTNLDIFKEVGANKALVKEFTGIAPDADGKIRIRISAAAGSPDQNAKINGIEILEEK; encoded by the coding sequence ATGAAAATGCATCCCTTCACTCGCAAATACGGCTTGTCCGCGCTGACGCTCACCGCACTGCTCAGCTTCGCCGCTTCTCCGTCGCAGGCCGCCGCAGTTCCGCCGGCCCCCATCGACAGCGTCAACCCGCTGGTCGGGACCGACGGCCATGGGCACACCTACCCCGGCGCCACGGCGCCGTTCGGCATGGTGCAGCTCAGCCCGGATACGCCTCTGCAAGGGTGGGACGGCAGTTCGGGATATCACTATTCGGATTCGGCGATCCTGGGCTTCAGCCACACGCATCTCTCCGGAACCGGCGTCGGCGGCCTCGGCGATATCCTGCTGATGCCGACGGTCGGCCCCGTGCGCCTCGACGCCGGGACGCCCGGCAGCGGCTACGCGTCGCGCTTCTCTCACGATCAAGAGACCGCGAAGCCAGGCTACTACCGTGTCTTCCTGAAGGATCCGCAGGTGACGGCGGAGCTGACGGCGACCGATCACTGCGGTCTCCACCAGTACACCTTCCCGACCGCGGACAACGCGCATATCGTGCTGGACCTGGCGCACGGGGTCGGCGACAGCCCGATCACCACCTCGATCAGCGTGGAGAATGACACCACGATCAGCGGCTCACGCGTCTCCAGCGGCTGGGGCGGCCGCCGCGCCGTGTACTTCGTGATGCAGTTCTCACGCCCGTTCAACTCGTACGGTATCGAGTCGGGCGGAACGCGCCTGCCCGCCGGGACAAAAACCGCCGAGGACAAAGAGGTCAAGGCGTTTGTCGATTACGGAACGCAGGATCACGACCAGATCCTGGTCAAAGTCGGCGTTTCGGCGACCAGCGTGGACGGCGCGCGCAAGAACCTCGCCGCCGAGATTCCCGGCTGGGACTTCGACGCCGTACGCAACGCCGCGCGGGAGCAGTGGAGCCAGGCGCTCGGCGCCGTTCAGATCGAGACGACCGATCCGCACATCCGCACGACGTTTTACACGAACCTTTACGAGTCTTACCTGGCCCCCGTCCACTACAACGACGCCGACCTGTCCTATCGGGGCCTCGATCATCAGATCCACACAGGCGCGAAGTTCCAAAACTACACGACGATGTCGCTCTGGGACACCTTCCGGGCGGAGAACCCGCTGCTGACGCTGCTTCAGCCCAGCCGCGTGCCGGATATCGTCCAGAGCCTGCTCGCGGAGTATCAGCAGTGGGGCCGCAAATCGATCCCGATCTGGCCGCTCTGGGAAAACGAAACCGGCACGATGATCGGATACCACTCGGCCCCGGTAATCGTGGACGCCTACCTCAAGGGCCTGCGCGGCTACGACGCCGAGGCGGCCTATCAAGCCTTGCGCGACACCGCCATGCGCGATCATAACGGCCAGGACGAGTACCGGCAGTACGGCTATGCGCTTTCCTCCAGCACGGGTCAAAAACAATCCGTCTCCCGGACCCTGGAGTTCGCTTATGACGACTGGTGCATCGCGCAGATGGCGAAAGCGCTCGGCCATGACGACGACGCGCAGATGTTCCTGAAGCGCGCGGCCAACTACCGCAATGTCTTCGACACCGGGACTGGCTTTATGCGCGGCCGCAAGGCCGACGGCTCCTGGCGCCATCCCTTCAACCCCAAACAGCTCGTCTGGGCCGACTACACTGAAGCGAACGCCTGGCAGTATTCGTGGACCACGATGCAGGATGTCCCCGGCCATATCCAGATCATGGGCGGCGACGCGCCGTACATCGCCAAGCTGGACAATCTGTTCAACGAAAAGTCCGACGTGATCGCGAACATTCCCGATATTACCGGTCTGATCGGCCAGTATGCGCACGGCAACGAACCTGTGCATCACGTCGCGTATCTCTACAATTACGCCGGCGCGCCCTGGAAGACCCAGGAGCGTGTCCGCAATATCATGACCACGCTCTACAACGACACGCCCGCCGGCCAGTGCGGCAACAACGACTGCGGGCAGATGTCGGCCTGGTACGTCTTCAGTGCGCTCGGCTTCTATCCGGTCAACCCTGTCGGCGGCGTCTACGTCATCGGCAGCCCGGCCGTCAGCAAGGCGACGCTTCAGCTCGACGACGCCCATTACCACGGCCACAAGTTCACCGTGATCGCCGACAAAAACTCGGCGGCGAACATCTACATCCAATCGGCGACCCTGAACGGTAAGCCGCTGGCGAAAACCTATCTCACACAGGATGAGATCGCCGCCGGCGGAACGCTGCGTCTGACGATGGGACCCGCGCCCAACAAATCCTGGGGGGCCTCCGCCGACTCGCGCCCGCCCTCAGGCATGCCGGCCAATTTCGCCTACGCCCCCCTGCCCGCGCCGGCGCCCACGACCTTCCCCGCCCTGACTCTTCCGATCCGAGTCGCCGCCGGCAGCGACGACCCCATCGGCAACTTCCTCCCCGACCCGAATATGACGGAAGGCTCGACCAACGGGGATGCCAGCGTGACGATCGACGCCAGCGCCCCAAACGCCGCCCCCATCGGCGTCTACCAGAGCGAGCGATACTCCGACAACTTCACGTATGCCTACACGGTCCCCAAAGACCGCAAGTACACCATCCGCCTGCACTTCGACGAAATCTTCGACAGCAGCGTCGGCGAACGGATCGAGGACGTCCACATCAACGACCAGCCCGTGCTGACGAATCTGGACATCTTTAAAGAAGTCGGCGCGAACAAGGCGCTGGTCAAGGAGTTCACCGGAATCGCGCCCGATGCGGACGGCAAGATCCGGATTCGGATCTCGGCGGCGGCGGGGAGTCCGGATCAGAACGCGAAGATTAATGGGATTGAGATATTGGAAGAGAAGTAG
- a CDS encoding DUF1559 domain-containing protein, with protein sequence MNKRYGFTLIELLVVIAIIAILAAILFPVFAKAREKARQISCISNEKQLGLAMMQYIQDSDETYPTGLINKGPASTSSGMIGTGLGWAGAISPYIKAPDMLRCPDDKPSPGNGVYTCSYALNFLLPARSLGYLVAPATTVQLFEVTNDTAFVGSLTENALNHNNWIVSAVGDGWPAMSWSNTAACGLNGDYASAVNCDANGCTVSGWDPVCAAVSWTTARHAPNSTDWRQGGSNYLLADGHCKYMRGENAALTNDGPNNAPSNNALPKQVSAWWGSSTAYVTFNPQ encoded by the coding sequence ATGAACAAACGTTACGGCTTCACGCTGATCGAGTTACTAGTAGTAATCGCCATCATTGCTATCCTTGCCGCGATCCTCTTCCCCGTCTTCGCCAAAGCCCGCGAGAAGGCGCGGCAAATTTCGTGTATTTCCAACGAGAAGCAGCTTGGGCTGGCGATGATGCAGTACATCCAGGACAGCGATGAGACATACCCCACCGGTCTGATCAATAAAGGGCCGGCGAGCACATCGAGCGGCATGATCGGCACGGGCCTGGGCTGGGCGGGAGCCATTAGCCCCTATATCAAGGCTCCGGACATGCTGCGCTGCCCGGATGACAAGCCTTCCCCGGGAAACGGCGTTTACACCTGCTCTTACGCGCTCAACTTCCTTCTGCCGGCGCGCAGCTTGGGATATCTGGTCGCGCCGGCCACCACGGTGCAGCTTTTTGAAGTGACCAACGACACCGCGTTTGTCGGCAGCCTCACCGAGAATGCGCTCAATCACAATAACTGGATTGTTTCCGCGGTCGGCGACGGCTGGCCGGCGATGTCCTGGTCCAACACGGCCGCGTGCGGGCTGAACGGCGACTACGCCAGCGCCGTCAACTGCGACGCCAACGGCTGCACGGTCAGCGGCTGGGATCCCGTCTGCGCGGCTGTCTCGTGGACCACCGCCCGGCACGCCCCGAACTCCACCGACTGGCGTCAAGGCGGCTCGAACTATCTGCTGGCCGACGGACACTGCAAATACATGCGAGGGGAAAACGCCGCGCTGACCAACGATGGTCCGAACAACGCTCCCAGCAACAATGCGCTGCCCAAGCAAGTCTCCGCATGGTGGGGAAGCTCCACCGCATACGTGACCTTCAATCCCCAATAA
- a CDS encoding LacI family DNA-binding transcriptional regulator — MATIYDVAKESGFSLSTISNVLNDGPRPVRPETRARILETMRRLDYHPSAVARGLARRRTNNLGILFGVVESAAIVINAYSAAILQGVLTTAAERGYNITHLTTPWRGKEYSLSQFRDGRTDGVLVVAPPTDSDLIPALASLKLPLVAVSWPPERTRVPLVEVDDVHGAQMIMDHLLGLGHRRIGHLMGHGNLLSAVVRRETYDRRLAEADIFPNPEYVLPGMYSTKSGYENGRRLLSLPEPPTAIFAGNDEIAFGVIEAARDMGVAIPGQLSIAGVDDRPLAAYMTPPLTTVRQPFVQMGAEAARLLIQRVEGDDIPATTYLFQPELIVRGSTAPPVK; from the coding sequence ATGGCAACGATCTATGATGTCGCAAAAGAATCCGGATTTTCGCTCTCGACGATCTCCAATGTGCTGAACGACGGCCCGCGCCCGGTGCGGCCGGAGACACGCGCGCGTATTTTGGAGACGATGCGCCGGCTCGATTACCATCCCAGCGCCGTGGCGCGGGGGCTGGCCCGGCGGCGAACGAATAATCTGGGGATACTGTTCGGCGTCGTCGAATCGGCGGCGATCGTCATCAACGCCTATTCGGCCGCGATCCTTCAAGGCGTGCTCACCACCGCCGCCGAGCGCGGCTATAACATTACCCATCTGACCACGCCCTGGCGCGGCAAGGAGTATTCGCTGTCGCAGTTTCGCGATGGGCGAACCGACGGCGTGCTCGTCGTCGCCCCGCCTACCGATTCCGATCTGATCCCCGCCCTGGCCTCGCTCAAACTGCCGTTGGTGGCCGTCTCCTGGCCGCCGGAGCGCACGCGCGTCCCTTTGGTGGAGGTCGACGACGTTCACGGCGCCCAGATGATCATGGACCATCTGCTGGGGCTGGGACATCGCCGGATCGGGCATCTGATGGGGCATGGAAATCTGCTCAGCGCCGTTGTGCGTCGCGAAACATACGATCGGCGCCTCGCGGAAGCGGATATCTTCCCGAATCCGGAATATGTCCTGCCGGGAATGTACTCGACCAAATCCGGATATGAAAATGGGCGCCGCCTGCTTTCGCTGCCGGAGCCTCCGACCGCCATCTTCGCCGGCAATGACGAGATCGCTTTCGGCGTGATCGAAGCTGCCCGGGACATGGGCGTCGCCATACCGGGACAACTTTCTATCGCGGGCGTGGACGACCGGCCGCTGGCCGCATACATGACGCCGCCGCTTACCACGGTGCGCCAGCCGTTCGTCCAGATGGGCGCTGAGGCCGCCCGGCTTTTGATCCAGCGCGTGGAAGGCGACGACATTCCCGCCACGACCTATCTTTTCCAGCCTGAACTGATCGTGCGCGGCTCGACCGCGCCGCCGGTCAAATAA
- a CDS encoding ankyrin repeat domain-containing protein, with protein sequence MNILKTLAARLRFASVVSVLLPLALAPGANAQQLPSTPSDPLSLSPAFPAKTAPQAVTPTQRIQIKPTLTKAQLDQSLIAEAYHRNLKNVSTLLAQGADPNARDKAGTSALFYAVAAKDNLSVVKLLLDKGAHVNATDRHQNTVLGEAVDLKAGALVTLLLERGADVNVRSDSGATPLGIALVKDDLATMQLLAKHGADVNAPQQRGLTPLMIASARENPDAVRFLIGAGASVNPAVTKGLAAPLTIAIAEGRRPSVARTRVDAVIQTLLDYGAKVNTRDAQNATPLIVVTAMGDAARAKQLIDHGANVNAQDNLGRSALILAAGKGDTPLVNLLLTNGAAVNVRDKQGYTPLLWASQYSHTGIVQQLLQARAQVNTGSAHGFTPLMAASLKNSSVVAKMLIDHGANVNAADKDGFTPLMLASQSGSEFIVKLLLDKGADVTAKTKTGATALNYGASHGPILALLMPRIAAKTKPTAPAAPKPASLGGPFVPPAHPTMPSPPASVHLPAPAATAPTAPPIVPPAPGAPWVPLAPREPIPPTPPIPPHVETPRAPKAP encoded by the coding sequence ATGAATATCTTGAAAACCCTCGCCGCCCGTCTCAGATTCGCATCCGTCGTCAGCGTTCTTCTGCCCCTCGCATTGGCGCCCGGGGCGAATGCGCAGCAGCTGCCGTCCACGCCTTCGGATCCTTTGTCGTTGTCGCCCGCGTTCCCAGCGAAAACAGCGCCTCAAGCTGTCACTCCCACGCAGCGCATACAGATCAAACCCACCCTCACCAAAGCGCAGCTCGACCAATCTCTGATCGCGGAGGCGTACCACCGGAACCTGAAGAACGTCTCGACGCTGCTGGCGCAAGGCGCCGATCCCAACGCGCGCGATAAAGCAGGAACGTCCGCCCTCTTTTACGCGGTCGCGGCGAAGGATAACCTCTCGGTCGTCAAACTGCTGCTGGACAAGGGCGCGCATGTCAACGCGACGGACCGCCATCAGAATACGGTGCTGGGCGAGGCGGTGGATCTCAAGGCGGGCGCGCTCGTGACGCTGCTGCTGGAGCGCGGCGCCGATGTCAATGTGCGCAGCGACTCTGGAGCGACTCCCCTGGGAATTGCCCTGGTGAAAGACGATCTGGCGACGATGCAGCTTCTCGCGAAGCACGGCGCCGATGTGAACGCCCCGCAGCAGCGCGGATTGACGCCGCTGATGATCGCTTCGGCGCGGGAAAATCCAGACGCCGTTCGTTTCCTGATCGGCGCGGGAGCATCCGTCAACCCCGCCGTCACGAAGGGGCTGGCGGCGCCGCTGACGATCGCGATCGCCGAAGGACGCCGCCCGAGCGTCGCGCGAACGCGCGTTGACGCCGTGATCCAGACGCTGCTCGATTATGGGGCAAAGGTGAACACGCGCGACGCTCAGAACGCCACGCCGCTGATTGTCGTGACCGCGATGGGCGACGCCGCGCGGGCCAAGCAGCTGATCGATCACGGCGCGAATGTGAACGCGCAGGACAATCTCGGCCGCTCGGCCTTGATCCTCGCCGCCGGAAAGGGCGATACACCGCTGGTGAATCTGCTGCTGACGAACGGCGCGGCTGTGAATGTCCGCGACAAACAGGGCTACACGCCTCTGCTGTGGGCGTCGCAATATAGCCATACCGGAATCGTCCAGCAGCTTCTGCAAGCGCGCGCCCAGGTGAACACGGGGAGCGCGCACGGATTTACCCCGTTGATGGCGGCCAGCTTAAAAAACAGCAGCGTTGTGGCGAAGATGCTGATCGATCACGGCGCGAACGTCAACGCGGCGGACAAAGATGGCTTTACTCCCTTGATGCTCGCGTCTCAATCGGGCAGCGAGTTTATCGTCAAGCTGCTGTTGGACAAGGGAGCGGACGTGACCGCCAAAACAAAAACAGGCGCGACGGCGCTCAATTACGGCGCCAGCCACGGCCCCATTCTGGCCCTGCTGATGCCCCGAATCGCCGCCAAGACCAAACCCACGGCGCCCGCCGCGCCAAAGCCCGCCAGCCTGGGCGGTCCATTCGTCCCGCCGGCGCATCCCACAATGCCCTCGCCCCCAGCGTCCGTCCATCTGCCCGCGCCTGCGGCCACCGCTCCAACCGCTCCACCCATCGTCCCCCCTGCGCCCGGAGCGCCATGGGTTCCGCTCGCGCCCCGCGAACCGATTCCTCCCACGCCCCCCATCCCGCCGCATGTGGAGACGCCGCGCGCTCCCAAAGCGCCATAG